Proteins from a single region of Urocitellus parryii isolate mUroPar1 chromosome 4, mUroPar1.hap1, whole genome shotgun sequence:
- the LOC144254658 gene encoding olfactory receptor 5M5-like, with protein sequence MARSNRTTVTEFVLMGFTDHPELQLPLFVMFLVIYLITLVGNLGLILLIKADSRLHTPMYYFLSHLAFIDLCYSSSIGPKMLQNLLVKKKTISFSGCFAQLYFSSAFATTECFLLATMAYDRYMAICNPLIYTAIMTQRVCKELVIGVYTYGFLNSVIQTVLTFQLSFCDSNMILHFYCADPPLLALSCSDTHNKEKQLLIFSAVNLIGSLLMVLMSYICILFSILKIQSSEGKCKAFSTCASHLTVVTIFYGTLFFMYLQQPNAENSWKYNKVISVFCSLVIPMLNPLIYSLRNTEVKNTLKKMLEGKES encoded by the coding sequence ATGGCAAGAAGCAATCGGACCACAGTGACAGAATTTGTCCTCATGGGATTCACAGACCATCCAGAGCTTCAGCTCCCCCTCTTTGTGATGTTCCTGGTAATCTATCTCATCACCCTAGTGGGAAATCTTGGCCTGATCCTGCTCATCAAGGCGGATTCGcgcctccacacccccatgtactatTTTCTCAGTCACCTGGCATTCATTGATCTTTGTTATTCATCTTCCATTGGACCCAAGATGCTGCAGAATttattggtgaaaaaaaaaactatttccttTTCTGGCTGTTTTGCTCAGCTGTACTTCTCTAGTGCTTTTGCAACTACCGAATGCTTCCTCTTGGCTAcaatggcctatgaccgctacaTGGCCATCTGCAACCCTCTGATTTACACAGCCATTATGACACAGCGGGTCTGCAAGGAGTTGGTGATAGGAGTCTACACCTATGGCTTCCTGAACTCTGTGATACAAACCGTCCTGACTTTCCAGTTGTCTTTCTGCGACTCCAACATGATCCTCCACTTCTACTGTGCTGACCCTCCTCTTCTTGCCCTTTCCTGCTCTGATACCCACAACAAAGAGAAGCAGCTCCTGATCTTCTCTGCAGTGAATCTCATTGGATCCCTCCTGATGGTCCTCATGTCCTATATCTGCATCctcttctctattttaaaaatccagtcttCCGAGGGCAAGTGCAAAGCATTTTCCACCTGCGCCTCCCACCTCACTGTGGTCACCATCTTTTACGGGACATTATTTTTCATGTACCTGCAGCAACCAAATGCAGAGAATTCGTGGAAATACAACAAAGTGATCTCTGTGTTTTGTAGTCTTGTGATTCCCATGCTTAATCCTCtgatctacagcctgaggaacacgGAAGTAAAAAACACCCTGAAAAAAATGCTAGAGGGCAAAGAATCATAG